The segment CCGATCAGCAACGTCGACCTGACCTTCGACCTGAACAAGAGCCTGATGACGCTGTCGCCGTTCAGCTTCGAGATCGCCGGCGGCCACCTCGCCTCCGACATCGTCATCGACGCGCGGGTGCCGGCGGTGGTCACCGACTACGACATCCGCCTGTCGCCGACGCCGATGGCGAAGCTGTTCGCGGGCTTCGGCGTCCACCAGGCGGGAACCACCGGCGCGATCAAGGCGCGCGTGCGGATGAAGGGCACCGGCGACACGCTGCGCGACTCGCTCGCCACCTCGAACGGGCGGATCGCGATCATCCTGCCGCGCGGCACCTTCTGGACGCAATATATCCAGCTGTCCGAGTTCGACGTCGGCGTGTTCGTGCAGAAGCTGCTCCAGGACAAGCTCAAGAAGCCGGTGCAGATCAATTGCGGCCTGCTCGGCTTCACGGTGCGCGACGGCGTCGCCGCGGCCGACCCGATCCTGATCGACACCGACAAGAACGTGATGACGGCGAAAGGCGGCTTCAGCTTCAAGGACGAGTCGCTCGACATGCGCTTCCGCGCCGATTCCAAGAAATTCAGCCTGTTCTCCGGCCAGTCGCCGGTCGGCATCAAGGGCTATTTCGCGCAGCCCGGCATCAACATCATCAGCCCGCAACTGCTGGCGCGCGGCGGCGCGGGGCTCGCGCTCGGCGCGGTGGCGAGCCCGCTCGCGGCGGTGCTGGCCTTCGTCGACGTCGGCGACGCCAAGGCGGCCGCCTGCGGCCCGGTGCTGGCGGGCGCGCAGGCCAGCGCGATGCGGACCACGAAGGGGAAGCCGCGCAAGGACGTCGGCTCGGCCCGCGAGAACCGCCGCCAGGCCGGCGACCGCAAGCAGCCCGACAAGCTGGGGATGTAGGCCCTAGAGCGGTTCACGATCCGATCGCATCGGATCGGTCGCCCTAGACCATTGTTTTACCCCGATTTCCGAGCCGGCAGATATTTCCATCTGCCTAGAAATCGCTCTAGTTCAGCAGCGCCACGATCTGCTCGATCAGCCGGTCGTCGCCCACGGCGATCACGTCGCCCGCGCTGTTCGCGTCGAGCGGCCGGCCCTGCCAGTCCGTCATCCGCCCGCCCGCGCCCTCGATCACCGGGACCAGCGCGGCGAAGTCGTGGAGCTTGAGCCCCGACTCGATCACCGCGTCGAGATGGCCCGAGGCGGTCAGCCCGTAATTGTGGCAGTCGCCGCCCCACAGAACGTCGCCGGCGGCGGCGCTCACCCGGGCGAAGCGGTCATAGTCAGACGCCGCGAACAAGGCGGGCGAGGTGCTGCCGAGATGCGCGTCGGCCAGCCGCGCGCAGGCGCGGCTCCGCACCGGGACGCCGTTGAACATGGTGAGCTGGCCGGACGCGCCGACCCAGCGGTCGCGCGCGATCGGCTGGTCGATCACCCCGAGCACCGGCTGCCGGTCCTCGACCAGCGCGATCAGCGTGCCGAACAGCGGCCGCCCGGCGATGAAGGCGCGGGTGCCGTCGATCGGATCGAGCACCCAGACGCGCTCGGCATCCTCCCGCTCGCGGCCATATTCCTCGCCGATGATCCCGTCGGTGGGCCGTTCGACGGCGATGATCGCGCGCATCGCCGCCTCGGCCGCGCGATCGGCCTCGGTGACCGGCGAGGCGTCGGCCTTGGTCTCAAGGTCGAAGCGGGCGCGGAAGAAGGGGCGGATCGCCTCGCCCGCCGCCTCGGCCAGGCGGTTGGCCAATATGATGTCGTCGTTGGTCATGCTGGCGTCATCCCCGCGTCGGGTGCAAAGTGCAAGCCCGCCGAGGAGGAATAGCCATGACCAAGTCGCGCCTGATCCCCTGCCTGCGTTATGAGGACGCCCCCGCCGCCATCGCCTTCCTGTGCGACGCCTTCGGCTTCGCGCGCCACGCCGTCTATGCCGACCCCGACGACCCGTCGATCATCCACCACGCCCAACTCACCCTCGACGGCGGCATGGTGATGCTGGGCTCCGCCCGGTCCGGCGAAGCGGCCGAGCTGTACCGCTGGAAGACCGCGCGGGAAGCGGGCGGCATCACCATGTGCGTCAGCGCCTATGTCGCCGACCCCGACGCCCACCACGCCCGCGCAAAGGCCGCCGGCGCCGAGATCCTCACCGAACCGAGGGACAACCCCGGCTATCCGGGCCGCGGCTACGACGCGCGCGACCCGGAGGGCAATGTCTGGAACTTCGGCAGCTACGACCCCTGGGCGGGGTGAGGCCAACAGTCAGACTGGCCGGGCCAACATCAGCCAGATGATCCCGAGCATCGCAAAGAAGGCCGGGAAACCGCTGAGGAACCACGAGCGGTAGAGGCGGAAATAGGCCGGCGGCAGCGGAGTTCCCTCCGACGCCGCCTCGCGGGCCAGATCGCGCATCCGCATCTGCATCCAGACCACCGGCAGCCAGAAGCAGCCGATCAGGATGTAGAGTCCAACGGAGGCAAGAATCCACGGGCTGTCGAGCGGCCAGCCGACCAGATGCGCAAGCCAGACGCCGGTGACGGGCTGGACGAGAACGGCCGTCGCGGTGAACAGGAAATCGGCGATCACCACGGTCGAGGCGACATGTGCGATCAGCGCCGCATCGCGGGTGCGATGGGCCATCAGCATGAAGAAGGCGATACCCGCGCCGGTTCCCAGCAGCACCGTCGCGCCGATCACATGCGCCCAGCGCAGCAGTAGTTCGAGCGTGACGGTCATCGCCTGGCCAGCAGGAGATAGGCTGTCAGCGACAACATCGCCGCCGGAACGACCTTGAGCAGCGGGGCGAGCGGATCGAGCCAGAAGTCGGGTCGGACGATCGTCGCGCCCAGCAGATAGGCAGCGGTCACGGCGACCGTGCCGAGCAGGGCGAAGCACACCGCCCGCCGGTGCAGCATCAACAGCGCGAGCAGTCCGTCGACGACCGCGCCGCCGCCGCCGAGGAACCGCGCCAGCCGATCGTCCAGGCCCCCCGCGCGGAGCAATCCGGCCGCCTCGTCGAAGTGGAGGAAGGTGGCGACCGCCGACCCCATCCACAGCAGGAAAAGCGCGGCGAGCATCAGCGGCATCAACAAGGCGAGCCGTGCCACGACCCGATCCTGCTTGCCGGCGGGCCAGCCGGCGAGGACCGCTTCGAGCGGCAGCGCCGGCCGGCCGAGCAACGCCACGGCGCCATCGGCGTCGCCCGAAATCCCGGCCGCGAGCGCGGCGACGGCGTTGCGCCGGAGCGGCGACCGCCAGCCCAATCGGCCGAACAGGTCGGCCGCACCGGCGACCAGTCCCATCGCCATGCCGCCGAGCAGGACCGTCCCGCGCGCCGGATCGAAACCCAGCCAGGCCCGGTGCAGCGCGACGATATCCCCCAGCGTACGCCGATGCGCCTCGACCAGATCATGGCTCCCCGCCGGCGTATCGCCCTCGACGCCTCGCACGACCGCTGCAACCAGATCGCCCATGCCGATGCACTGGATCGTTCCCGTGGCGCGCGGCAACGGCGTCATCAAGGGCATGGCGGCGGCCATGCGGATCAGTTCGGTGCCGCCATAGGCGTTGCGGCCGATGACGAGCCCCGGCCGCAGGATGACGGCAGCGAGCGAGGATTCGGCGAGTGCCCGATCCGCCTCGGCCTTGCTGCGCAGGAAGATGCTGGACGCCGGCAGCTCGGCATTGGCCGCCGAAATCTGGACGAAACGCGCGATCCCGGCCGCTTCTGCCGCCGCGACCAGCGCGATGATGGCATCGGCCTGGACCCTTTGCACGGCGTGGCCCGCCTCGTCCTGCAACAGGCCGCTGGCGTTGACGATCGCGTCGACCCCGGCGAGCAGCGGTCGCCACCGGGCCGGATCGGCCATCGTCGCGAGATCGGCTTGGCGCCAGTCGACGGCGGGCAGGATTCGGCGGCCATAGGACAGGTCGCGCCCCACGCCGGTCACGCGATGGCCGTGGGCGATCAAACCGCGAGCGACGTCGCTGCCGATGAAGCCATAGGCTCCGATCAGCAGGACATGCATCGGATCAGTCGAACAGGCTCGACACCGAGCTTTCGTCGGCGATGCGCTTGATCGCCTCGCCGAGCAGCGGGGCGATGGTCAGGTGGCGGATCTTCTTGGCGTCGGCGACCGCGGGCGAGGCGCCGATCGAGTCGGTGATCACCAGCTCGAGCAGTTCCGACCCCTCGACGCGGGCGACCGCACCGCCCGACAGGACGCCGTGGGTGACATAGGCGACGACGTCCTCCGCGCCCGCCTGGCGCAGCGCGGCGGCGGCGTTGCAGAGCGTGCCGGCCGAATCGACGATGTCGTCGACGAGGATGCAGAAGCGACCCGACACGTCGCCGATGATGTTCATCACTTCGGATTCGCCGGCGCGCTCGCGGCGCTTGTCGACGATCGCCAGCGGAGCGTTGTCGAGACGCTTGGACAACGCCCGGGCGCGGACGACGCCGCCGACGTCGGGCGACACGACCATGATGTTGCGCCCGCCGAAGCGCGCCTGGATGTCGGCCGACATCACCGGCGCGGCGTAGAGATTGTCGGTCGGGATGTCGAAGAAGCCCTGGATCTGCCCGGCGTGGAGATCGACCGAAAGGACGCGGCTGGCGCCCGCCGTCTCGAGCAGGTTGGCGACCAGCTTGGCCGAGATCGGGGTGCGCGGGCCGGGCTTCCGGTCCTGCCGGGCATAGCCGAAATAGGGGATGACCGCAGTGATCCGGCGCGCCGACGAACGCTTCAGCGCGTCGATGCAGATCAGCAGCTCCATCAGATTGTCGTTGGCCGGATAGCCGGTCGACTGGATCACGAACACGTCCTCGCCGCGGACATTCTC is part of the Rhizorhabdus wittichii RW1 genome and harbors:
- a CDS encoding histidinol-phosphate phosphatase, putative (TIGRFAM: histidinol-phosphate phosphatase, putative~PFAM: inositol monophosphatase), which encodes MTNDDIILANRLAEAAGEAIRPFFRARFDLETKADASPVTEADRAAEAAMRAIIAVERPTDGIIGEEYGREREDAERVWVLDPIDGTRAFIAGRPLFGTLIALVEDRQPVLGVIDQPIARDRWVGASGQLTMFNGVPVRSRACARLADAHLGSTSPALFAASDYDRFARVSAAAGDVLWGGDCHNYGLTASGHLDAVIESGLKLHDFAALVPVIEGAGGRMTDWQGRPLDANSAGDVIAVGDDRLIEQIVALLN
- a CDS encoding ribose-phosphate pyrophosphokinase (TIGRFAM: ribose-phosphate pyrophosphokinase~PFAM: phosphoribosyltransferase) — translated: MKLLAGNSNQPLAKAIAAYLELPLTDASVRRFADEEVFVEIHENVRGEDVFVIQSTGYPANDNLMELLICIDALKRSSARRITAVIPYFGYARQDRKPGPRTPISAKLVANLLETAGASRVLSVDLHAGQIQGFFDIPTDNLYAAPVMSADIQARFGGRNIMVVSPDVGGVVRARALSKRLDNAPLAIVDKRRERAGESEVMNIIGDVSGRFCILVDDIVDSAGTLCNAAAALRQAGAEDVVAYVTHGVLSGGAVARVEGSELLELVITDSIGASPAVADAKKIRHLTIAPLLGEAIKRIADESSVSSLFD
- a CDS encoding Glyoxalase/bleomycin resistance protein/dioxygenase (PFAM: Glyoxalase/bleomycin resistance protein/dioxygenase), whose protein sequence is MTKSRLIPCLRYEDAPAAIAFLCDAFGFARHAVYADPDDPSIIHHAQLTLDGGMVMLGSARSGEAAELYRWKTAREAGGITMCVSAYVADPDAHHARAKAAGAEILTEPRDNPGYPGRGYDARDPEGNVWNFGSYDPWAG
- a CDS encoding NAD-dependent epimerase/dehydratase (PFAM: NAD-dependent epimerase/dehydratase; Male sterility C-terminal domain); protein product: MHVLLIGAYGFIGSDVARGLIAHGHRVTGVGRDLSYGRRILPAVDWRQADLATMADPARWRPLLAGVDAIVNASGLLQDEAGHAVQRVQADAIIALVAAAEAAGIARFVQISAANAELPASSIFLRSKAEADRALAESSLAAVILRPGLVIGRNAYGGTELIRMAAAMPLMTPLPRATGTIQCIGMGDLVAAVVRGVEGDTPAGSHDLVEAHRRTLGDIVALHRAWLGFDPARGTVLLGGMAMGLVAGAADLFGRLGWRSPLRRNAVAALAAGISGDADGAVALLGRPALPLEAVLAGWPAGKQDRVVARLALLMPLMLAALFLLWMGSAVATFLHFDEAAGLLRAGGLDDRLARFLGGGGAVVDGLLALLMLHRRAVCFALLGTVAVTAAYLLGATIVRPDFWLDPLAPLLKVVPAAMLSLTAYLLLARR
- a CDS encoding integral membrane-like protein gives rise to the protein MTVTLELLLRWAHVIGATVLLGTGAGIAFFMLMAHRTRDAALIAHVASTVVIADFLFTATAVLVQPVTGVWLAHLVGWPLDSPWILASVGLYILIGCFWLPVVWMQMRMRDLAREAASEGTPLPPAYFRLYRSWFLSGFPAFFAMLGIIWLMLARPV